AGCAGGAATTAGAGATGCATGGGCAAAAAGGAACTCGATGGCTAATTATTAGCCTCTTACAcacatcagagaaggttgaatcagttcatctggatacagcgtttactgacagacacctgtcatcactcaactgacatcttcagtctaaactgacttcaggtaccccccccccttataaacagcacggtacaatacagttgcctaacgaccgaaaccatcaaccactttcatatgcaaatatgggtgtgactattaactggagtttcaatggccatgtgtactattcacagaggattagggagtgctgcaatcacaacattgcgAGATGCCAACAGATGCGAAACCAAACAACCAGTTTCATCGATGGCCATCGAAACCCTAGtgaatggtcacaccatatttgcatgtgaaactggtcattggtttcagtcgttatgcagctgtgttgtactgtttataaggggtggggatacctgcagtcagtttaggccgAAGACGTCGGTtagttgaatgatgaaacgtgtctgaaacattgtatccagacgaactgattcacccttctttgatttccttacccggattattgagcgtgcaccaAGACCTCCTACACCCAGTCATCTGTTCATTGAGTGATGCCTTGCTGTTATCTTACATGCAGAAACACCTTTGCTCTCACACGGTTAGGAGGCTCCTACTGTTACAGTGGTGGTCGGTATATTaccaggagctgctgctgctggcgcATTCCTTTATTCTGCTTTAACTACCCCCTCACTATCTAGGGGGAGGCTGTGCTGCCTCCCTTGTctcacacacgtgcgcgcacacacacacacggctccgATTGatttttaatcatcacttgagGGAGGGAGGCACGCCGGGATGCTCTGAAGGTCATGTAAAGAGGCTGGATAGGTGTGGATACAGTGCGGCGCAATATTCCAGCGATGAAGTTGTAACGTTACTAGTGCAATACCGCTTTTTTCTTATTCCAACTTTTGAAAAATAGCCTAATTTACCCTGTGACATTTATTACCCACAAGGATGCGCAGCCATAATTGTTTCGGAGGCTGTAATCAATTGCTTGAGGTTGTGCTACATTACGGGATAAAGCCTACAGTGTGTTCACAATTTAACGGGTTAAGAACAATGCATAAAATCTGAAATtagtgctgctcaggctgctgtgATGTGGCAATAAAAACTTTAAAGCTGGTTGCTAACTAGAAGGCAGATGATAAATGGAGAGGATTCACTAATACACATTGTAAATAGACATTTTAAAACTATAATGTTATCTAAAGGAAATGGAGGCAATTTTTATGATTTAACATCGATGTACATCCATGCTGCATCTTaacaataatgaaaaaaaaaacaacacaaaaacatgtgggcgtccgggtagcatagcggtctattcgcaacacagggatcgctggtccgaatccctgtgttacctccggcttggttgggcgtccctacagacaattggctgtgtctgcaggtggcaagcatgatgtgggtatgtgtcctggtcactgcactagcgcctcctctggtcggtcggggcacctgttcaggggcggggggactggggggaatagcatgatcctcctacatgctacgtcctcctggtgaaactcctcactgtcaggtgaagagaagcggctggcgactccacatgtatgggaggaggcatgtggtagtctgcagccctccccggatcggcagagggggtggagcagcgaccaggacggctcagaagaatggggtaattggccagatacaattggggagaaaaagggggggaaaatcccccccctcccaaaatatATATGTGATTAAGCTGCCATTTCCAGTGTTACACCCCGCAGATGGTCAGCATGcattaacaaaacaaacaaaaaaacaatgaaaacgTCTCCTAGAAATAAGTCATTCGATGTTGCTGtcactggaaaaaaacaaaaaacaaaactaaaattgCTGTTCTCGTTGCTCCTgcatggaaaaaaaaaccaaactgcaTGAAGTCAGAGAATGTGAAAATCAGATAAATACACCCTATTGCTGCATTCTGGAAAATGATGAGTTCCTTTCAGAGGACCTGAAAAagagaaatctctctctctcaccgagCCAGTTCTAATCTCATTCACAGTTAATAATCAGTCAGCCACCTCCCCATATAGAATCCAATATCCTTTTCCCCAAACAAGTCATATATTCTGCTGAAGCTCATTGGTGGAGGTAAAGAGAGGATTTGGTAAGAGGTTTTGGGTACATTACCATTCAGTGTTTAATGTTGGAGAAGGTTAACGGCTGACATATACTGCAGCTGAATTTCATTGCAGACCCTCGAGCCACTTTATCAGCTCAGATACAGTAGATATTGTTGCTGGCACGCCGTGGCTAGTAAATGTCTGGGGGGGGAAATCCATTGTGGTTTTAACAGCATCCGGCCGATGGAATACAGAGACATCCTGAATATGAAGAATTCATGTTTTGTACTAAACCATATCCGAACGGTTCATGCCGTGCTTTACTAAAATGGGGGGACTGAATAACAGCATTAGCTGAGACATGAAAAAATGAACTATGAAGTCGACGTGAAGTCATGCAGAAAGAGACGGCTAATTGGATGGTCTTGCATCCAATTGTTGCCACTTTAATCCATCCTCAGTGACAATCCTCTAAATTGACTCGCCATTAAGTTCCATGGCTTcatcatgcacccccccccccgcccatcgTCCCTACTGTGCTGTCTGTACATGGACACCTCGCATAAAACCTGCACCACCCTGGAAATAGCTCTtgttctgtaaataacttctcaAAATTCTAATTTTAACTTTCTCTAAacacagctcctgccacccagcGCCGGGCATCGGGGGCCGCCATgtggtctcatgttcaactctgaaccaGTGTTGATTGCatcttacttttatttttattttgttttatttcatcttgtatcaatatgttatttattattttctttaaattttgatctttactactactaccgctactattgCTTTTGgctactcccattaggggtcgccacagcagatcatccatttccgtctcttcctgtcctctgtcacaccagtcacctgcatgtcctccctcgccacatccataaacctcctctttggccttcctcttctcctcttccctggcagctccatattcagcatccttctcccaatatagccagcatctctcctccacacatgtccaaaccatctcaaacttgcctcgcttgctttgtctccaaaccgtctaacctgagctgttcctctaatatactcgctcctaatcctgtccttcttcatcactcccagtgaaaatcttagctctgccacctccagctcctgtcttttcgtcagtgccactgtctccaaaccgtataacttagctggtctcacaaccatcttgtaaactttccctttgactctcgctggtacccttctgtcacaaatcactcctgacactcttctccacccactccacccttcctgacctctcctcttcacctctcgttcgcactccctgttacttttaacagttgacctgttaatttttccctcttgcaccaacataccaagacaaattctttgtatgttcttgtacttggcaataaatcagaTTCTCATTCTGCTTGCCGCTAAACGATCTTTGTTGAATTGGTCACTGCTTTTGCTGTTGCATTCAGTATGGGGTTATTGATTTGAGAGAGTTCAAAGATTTTAAGTTACAGTCTCCAAGGTTCTATTTAATGGGCTTGAGCAAACTGAATGGGGTAAATTGAAGTGGAAGCTTGTAATCTTTTCTTTATTGCGAGATTTTAAATTATTGATTCAGGGTAACGATTTCACTTCGGTTTCCCTTGAGACTTCAAATGTGCAGTAGCTACTTATTATTTAGACGAAACATCCTCGCCCGCTGTTATTAAAAGCAGATTCCATCCTTGGCAACCCAGGGTCAAGAACGAAAAGGATTGTTAATTTCTTTAAACAAACTGACATCGTGTCAGGGATGTTCATAGTAACAATTGGGCATCAAGTTATGCCTAAATGAGTGTATTCTGAAATGAAAAATTAACTCTGGGACTTGTTAAATAAAATGAAACCTCTTTATAagctactttttttggggggggttccacaTTGGGGGGGAggtccacatacccacatccggcttcccacccatagacacagccaattgtgtctgtagatacgcccgaccaagccggaggtaacacggtgatttgaaccggtgatccctgtgttggtaaggaaggcaatggaatagaccgccacactacctggacaccctataAGAACATACACACACTACCACTACTTCCAGTACTTCTAAATCTGGTATAAATCCTTTGGGGGTATTTCATCCTTCCTTAATGGTTGCTCCCTAAATGCTTTTGCCCTGCATGGTCACCTAATAGAGGGGAATGATTTCAAGCTTTGTACATCAGCAGTAACATTATACCCGATCAGGTGTCAACgagtgacagatttgaaaaagtTTATGAACACGTGTTGGCATTTAAATCTTTACTGTGAAAAGGGCCAAATTGTCAGGCACAATGGGAATACGGCAGAGGAAGGACGAGGGTGAAAACAAAGGCCGATATCCTTTTAGGGGTCATTTATTTAGTGTTGATGGTTTTGGATGCAGACATAATTTGTTAGCAACAGAAGCTTATTCCATTTCTGTCTAGCGAGTGTTAATATGCTGTAATCAATTGTGTTGGACACGGATTAGCAACAGCTATCCTCTGATGTTTGCAATAAAAGCCGCAGCTGTACGTCTTTTGACTGACAGTAGATGTTTTTGGTGGGCACTATTGGTCTCTGAATAATTTCAAATGCTAACACTGAGTAatgccagcttcctcccctcaaTAGGAAGAGGTGTGATCTAAAAAGAGACTAGATCGGAAAGCTAGTAGTTATCCGTATTGGGAAAAGTGGACAAATGAATCCTGTTTGAACAAATCATTTTCAAGTTTGATACGAATCGAGTCTAAGATGTTAAATACTGAATGATACTGTAgcgggaattcagggggcaggagggaatcgaacctgggttccccgcaccactggcaaccatgctaaccagtcagctaaagggtgcaacccgttagccaagggctagcaagtctacacatccatggtcgtacactgttacactactcacctccttcgggaagtgcgccCCTGTGCTTCTGCATACCAGCTCCCCCTCATTCCTCTGAACACATATgcatcccaccactgccaccaaatgTAGCGGGACTTCAGGGGGCAGGAGGGAATTGTGGTTTGGTATGGATCATGCCAGTTTATTCTTATAACAACAGTCATTCTTACCTGTAAATGAGGACTTCATCTTCAGAGCAGTTGTACTGAAGTTGGTACATTTTGACCTTTGGGGTTGATTTGCTAACAGTCCATTTGATGAGAACAGAGACAGATGTCACCTCTGATACAGACACCACTTTCTCTGGCAGAGGCTTTGGCTCCCCCTTACTGATCTTGGTAGAGCTGGTGATGTCAGAGAGCCCTGACTTGGACTGTGTGGTACGGTTTGTTCCATTACTCAGGTGGGGGAGTTGAATAATAGACAGCTCTATGGAGGCAGTAGACTCCCCAGCAGCATTGGCAGCGATGCAAGTAAAGGTGCCATAATCCTTAGCTGTGGTGATTGTAATGTCCAGGGTCCCATTTTCATATACTGTTGCTCGTGAAGAATTGCTTATCAAACGGTCATCGGGAGCGACCCAGTGTACAATTGGCATTGGATCGCCAACGGCCTTGCAGCGCAGGCTGGCTGTTTGGCCTTCCAGCACtagtaatttgtgtgtgtgttgggtgatcAGAGGGGGCTCACAAATAAATTCCTCTTCACGAACTGACCAAAAGTACCGCCCTTTCAGACTGGAAGGTGAAGCACAGGTTTCCATATCATCCTCTCGGTCCAACCTGCGAAGCCACAGCACTTCACAGTTGCAGTGCAAAGGATTCCCCCCAAAGCTTAGGGAAAGCTGAGGGGCATAGGGAGTACTCATCACCACACTGCTCTGGGAACGGGCAAAGATGGGGTCCGGGGGAAGCTTCTGCAAACGGTTGGAGGTGAGGTCTAAGCGTGCTAGTTTATCCAGATCTGTAAAAGTCCCCTCAGCAATAAAGAAAATAAGGTTATGGTCCAAACTCATTTGATGGAGGTTGACCATCTTGCGGATGGCCTCCCAAGGCACGCTGCGCAAGTTGTTGTATGACAAATCCAGGTCCTCCAGTGTCAGCAATAGGTCATCGAAGGCTGCTTTGGAGATCTGGTTTAGTTGATTGTTGTTAAGGATCAAGTGCTGGAGGTTGACGAGGCCCCGCAGGTCATCTGGACCCAGCTCAGTTAACCGGTTACTGTCAAGATGTAGGGATCTGAGGGTTTCGAGATCAATGAAGGAGAAAGGCTGGATGGTGCTAATGGTGTTGCGGGACAGGGTGAGATCCACAAGACCAGTCATATTGGCAAAGTCCTGTGTGGTGATCTTGAGGATAAAATTTCCGCCCAGCCGCAGCTCCACGGTTCGTCGGTCAATATCTGGAGGGACAAAAAGCAGGCCTTTGGAGGGGCAAAGCGTGCCAAGGGACTCTGAGAGGTTCTGGCAGACACAGTATTTTGGACATGCATGGACCATCATAACTGCGGTTCCCAGGAGCAGGAGAATGATGACCACTTTGTCCATGTTAATTTATACACAGGCACCTaaagaacagaacaaaacaaaaaagcagaaAAAAGACATGTTATAGGAAAGGTATTGAGGAGACGATTCTCTAAGGAAATATCTGGTTGTTTACTGACACTGTAATATAGTCCACTTTAATCTTGCATCACAGGAAGTGAATTTTCACATCTAGAGAAAAGATATTGCAGTGCTGTGCCCTCCTGTAAGGAAAATTGCATGCGTGTGTTTTGTGCATACTGCTGGGTGTACTTTGTGTGAAGTCATCGAGAATATGGGGCAGATAAAAATCTATAATGGTCTCAGACGGATCCGGCAAATATGCCTACATGAAGACTTCGCTTAAGACTTTCCATCAGTAACATTCACGTTTCCATTTTGCAAATGCAAATGTGTGGGAAATATTGGGGGGGGTTTCTGTCGAATAACACCCTGGATTAAGAACTCTGAAGAAGTTAATGATAGGAACTTTACTGACACAGATGCTTTTAAGATGTCATTAAAGATATGCTGACATATAGATAATCTCTGCACACAGTGAACCTGACATCACTTCAACCATCGACCAGAACCTTGGTGTGTAATGGATGAATTGTAGTACTAGACAGGCAAGCCACACACACCGACCCTCAAGGAGGTATATGATTAGGGGCTCTGGGGCTCTAGCTTCCGGACGGTGCAAGGCTGGTGGTAGGGCTGATGCAGACACAATGACAGTTTAGTTGGGCGCAAGGTGTTTTCTCTCTCGCCTGGGCGTGTTTGCTAATTTCTGGGCTCTCCATGACATCATTTGTGCCGAAATAGGTGTAGGGGCGCAGTAGAGGGCGTGTCAGTCAAAATCAGTTGGTGCAGTGCTgttttggtgtcaaataaaaccaaatactGCACCTGCGTCTCTGCCTGATCAGACCGCGTCTTAGCTCGGACGCAGGCGTTGTGTGGAAGTTTCCGGGCTTTATGGGCAGGGGTGCACTTAGCATAGACTTATCCAAAATCACACAAGccacttttgtgtgtgttgtgttggcctATGTTGTGAATAATTTAACTAGTGACTACTATCCTAAACCTTTTTgataacaaaacaaaatatctggACGTGTATCATTGTTTTCCGATATAAACAGTCAATGTATGGAAATTAAAACGGTGACAGGGATTTCAATATTTTGACCTTAAAGAACAACGTGATTGGCTCGGCTAATTGAGCCGCGATCACAACCATTGAaggtctcctgctgtggtcacGGGATGCGCAGGAAAGACAGACCCCGGTGAGAACGAAGACACGTTAAATGGCAGCCTGTCAGCTagtcatgtttgtgtgttgtctcatatcacatcacatcgGAACTGCTGTTAATTGGGTCTTGTATGCGCACTTGGCACCTCCCtaacaaggacatcagtttcctcctgggaCAAGCTTGTTCTGTTTTAGCCGGTCTGGACTTTTGCAGTCCATTAAAGTGGCATTTTGCCATGACAGAGAGCATGCTGCACGGTTACATACAtgcgaaattttttttttttgggggggggggggttccgagccgtcccggtcactgctccaccccctctcccgatgcggggagggctgcagactaccacgtgtctcctgcgatacatgtagagtcgccagccgcttcttttcacctgacagtgaggagtttccccagggggacgtagcgcgtgggaggatcaagctattccccctccctcccgaacaggcgccccgaccgaccagaggaggcgctagagcagcgaccacgacacatacccacatccggcttcccacccgcagacacggccaattgggactatagagacgcccgaccaagccggaggcaacacggggattcgatccggcgatccccgtgttggttggcaacggattagaccgctacaccacccggacgaccGTATGCGAAATGATCATTGGTGAATTTTTGCCTCCCGTTCACTTCCGTCCTGTGTTCGCAAAGTGGCGAATAAAACATTCGCTTCCGGTGGCGAAACGAATTCGCTGCTCCAAGTTCACCGAAGCTGAACTCCGCGCGAAGCGAAGATGCGCATTTGCTTTGCCAGCGGATGCGTGTTTTaccccccttctcctcctcctcctcctccccccccctctgcttGCACAGAATGAAAGTAAACGGGAGGCGAATATTCGCCGATGTTAATTCCGTGCACGTGTGACCGTGGGGAACGCGAGGAGCTGGTTTGATTGGCTGTAACTGaagacagccccccccctccactcatGTATCCCTTCTGATCCAAACCCTTTCACAACTGCGCCTCTGTTGCGCCCGATTACCGCCAGCACCGCATGTCCCGAAATCAGCAAAAAGTACTGCTGACACCTCTGACTGCGCCAGAAACTAGATCCCCTTTTGCGT
The DNA window shown above is from Lampris incognitus isolate fLamInc1 chromosome 16, fLamInc1.hap2, whole genome shotgun sequence and carries:
- the LOC130126578 gene encoding leucine-rich repeat and fibronectin type-III domain-containing protein 2, with the translated sequence MDKVVIILLLLGTAVMMVHACPKYCVCQNLSESLGTLCPSKGLLFVPPDIDRRTVELRLGGNFILKITTQDFANMTGLVDLTLSRNTISTIQPFSFIDLETLRSLHLDSNRLTELGPDDLRGLVNLQHLILNNNQLNQISKAAFDDLLLTLEDLDLSYNNLRSVPWEAIRKMVNLHQMSLDHNLIFFIAEGTFTDLDKLARLDLTSNRLQKLPPDPIFARSQSSVVMSTPYAPQLSLSFGGNPLHCNCEVLWLRRLDREDDMETCASPSSLKGRYFWSVREEEFICEPPLITQHTHKLLVLEGQTASLRCKAVGDPMPIVHWVAPDDRLISNSSRATVYENGTLDITITTAKDYGTFTCIAANAAGESTASIELSIIQLPHLSNGTNRTTQSKSGLSDITSSTKISKGEPKPLPEKVVSVSEVTSVSVLIKWTVSKSTPKVKMYQLQYNCSEDEVLIYRMIPMANKAFLVTNLVPGMQYDLCVLAIWDDATTTLTATNIVGCVQFITRDDYPQCQSLHSGFLGSTMILVIGGIIVATLLVFIIILMVRYKVTSGIQTHKLPTVSNTYSQTNGGLNRLNGAPPQVKPTVVVMREEMVEFKCGSLQSSVSSSSSSSNSLDSRISKGGRDRYSLQERECNTLPSSKFRRHGPSAKARPNLDHLLGAFASLELRGVAKDNQGATASSSSTTTSNAMMVVAVAPPSDKEPLLGRAESTTMLGRLLGFPQEGKPKRSHSFDMGHVGATQCLSSYPRRISNIWTKRSLSVNGMLLQYDDSEEEKPTFESSEWVMESTV